A window from Flavobacterium gyeonganense encodes these proteins:
- a CDS encoding TetR/AcrR family transcriptional regulator: MASKDRILRQKEETRNNILGAAYDIVKEEGWTGLSMRKIADRIEYTAPIIYEYFSNKDAILRELTGKGFLKLGKELEDAKAKFDKPEEQIEAMWMAYWDFAFTDTEMYQVMFGVQMNCCSEQCDAAKTPYKLFTSVIAEIMKNSNPTEEVIKQKYFTFFSVIHGLIAINIINKSISLDTINGQILKDAIGGIIKSIQ; the protein is encoded by the coding sequence ATGGCTAGTAAAGATCGTATTTTAAGACAAAAAGAAGAGACAAGAAATAATATTCTTGGCGCTGCTTATGATATCGTGAAAGAAGAAGGCTGGACTGGTTTGAGTATGCGTAAAATTGCCGACAGAATCGAATATACTGCTCCCATCATATATGAGTACTTCTCAAATAAAGATGCCATATTAAGAGAGTTAACCGGTAAAGGTTTCCTTAAATTAGGCAAAGAGCTGGAAGATGCCAAAGCTAAGTTTGACAAACCGGAAGAGCAGATTGAAGCCATGTGGATGGCCTATTGGGATTTTGCCTTTACGGATACCGAAATGTACCAGGTAATGTTTGGTGTGCAGATGAACTGCTGTTCTGAACAATGTGATGCTGCAAAAACACCTTATAAATTATTTACTTCGGTCATTGCAGAAATCATGAAAAACAGCAACCCGACTGAAGAAGTTATCAAACAAAAGTATTTTACTTTCTTTTCGGTCATTCATGGTCTGATTGCGATTAATATTATCAACAAAAGCATTTCGCTGGACACTATTAACGGACAGATTCTTAAAGATGCAATTGGCGGTATCATAAAGTCAATACAATAA
- a CDS encoding SMP-30/gluconolactonase/LRE family protein — MNHSKLKIKTLPFFVICFAFTNFIYSQISENHNLIAKGAVLTKLSDQYSFTEGPAADKKGNIYFTDQPNNRIMKWSVDGVLSVYMENAGRANGMYFDREGNLLACADEKNEIWKIDPNKNVTVLVNDFEGKRLNGPNDLWVDPKGGIYFTDPFYKRDYWKHTSKEIEKECVYYLSPNKTKITNVASDLIKPNGIIGTSDGKMLYVADIEANKTYSYKINNDGSLGEKTLFTESGSDGITIDEAGNIYLTGKGVSVFNPKGEKIAHIDVKEPWTANVCFGGKKFKTLFITAGKSVYTLEMNIRGMK, encoded by the coding sequence ATGAATCACTCCAAACTTAAAATAAAAACACTTCCTTTCTTCGTAATCTGTTTCGCCTTTACAAATTTTATATATTCTCAAATATCAGAAAATCACAATTTAATAGCCAAGGGGGCGGTTCTCACAAAATTATCAGATCAATACAGTTTTACAGAAGGACCTGCTGCCGATAAAAAGGGCAATATTTATTTTACCGACCAGCCTAATAACCGAATCATGAAATGGTCGGTTGATGGTGTGCTTTCTGTTTATATGGAAAATGCGGGAAGAGCGAACGGCATGTATTTTGACCGCGAAGGCAATCTTTTGGCCTGCGCCGATGAGAAAAATGAAATCTGGAAAATTGATCCAAACAAAAATGTTACGGTATTGGTAAATGATTTTGAAGGCAAAAGACTCAATGGCCCGAATGATCTTTGGGTTGACCCGAAAGGCGGTATTTACTTTACAGATCCTTTTTACAAACGTGATTACTGGAAACATACTTCCAAAGAAATAGAAAAAGAATGCGTTTATTATTTATCTCCTAATAAAACTAAAATTACCAACGTTGCCAGCGACCTGATAAAACCCAACGGCATTATAGGAACTTCGGATGGAAAAATGCTGTACGTTGCTGATATTGAAGCAAACAAAACCTACTCGTATAAAATCAACAATGATGGTTCATTAGGCGAAAAAACACTTTTTACCGAATCCGGTTCAGATGGAATCACGATTGATGAAGCTGGGAATATTTACTTAACCGGAAAAGGCGTTTCAGTTTTTAATCCAAAGGGAGAAAAAATTGCTCACATTGATGTAAAAGAACCCTGGACTGCGAATGTATGCTTTGGAGGAAAAAAATTCAAAACCTTATTTATTACTGCAGGTAAAAGCGTTTATACTTTAGAGATGAACATTCGGGGAATGAAATAA
- a CDS encoding DoxX family protein, with product MTKRNKIIYWITTIWLALGMVSTGIVQLIKLKEEVDKTSLHLGYPVYFLTIIGIWKLLGSIAVLLPKLGLLKEWAYAGFFFVMTGAIFSHFAVGDVAIECFGPTLLLLLTFLSWHFRPADRKVFTVTSNPS from the coding sequence ATGACAAAAAGAAACAAAATTATTTATTGGATTACTACCATTTGGTTAGCATTAGGAATGGTTTCAACCGGAATCGTACAGCTTATTAAACTGAAAGAAGAAGTCGACAAAACAAGTTTACATTTAGGTTACCCGGTTTACTTCCTCACTATTATTGGAATCTGGAAATTACTGGGTTCAATTGCAGTGCTGCTTCCAAAATTAGGATTACTAAAAGAGTGGGCTTATGCCGGTTTTTTCTTTGTGATGACAGGTGCGATTTTCTCTCATTTTGCGGTTGGCGATGTTGCTATAGAATGTTTTGGACCAACGTTACTTTTATTGCTTACCTTTTTGTCGTGGCATTTCAGGCCTGCTGATCGAAAAGTATTCACCGTTACCTCAAATCCTTCTTAA
- a CDS encoding response regulator, whose protein sequence is MHAGLIELPLSKTQMNKGGPIIIIEDDLDDQDILTDVFNELDYKNEIIFFAEGEKALEYLTTTEIEPFIIFSDINMPKLSGIELREKIHQNEDLRLKSIPYLFFTTSAEQRHVVDAYSKSIQGFFVKPTDYNQIKQTIKTIVSYWEACVSPNYVK, encoded by the coding sequence TTGCATGCAGGATTAATTGAACTACCTTTATCAAAAACACAAATGAACAAAGGTGGTCCAATTATTATTATTGAAGACGATTTAGATGACCAGGATATTTTAACTGATGTATTTAATGAACTTGATTATAAAAATGAAATTATCTTTTTTGCTGAGGGCGAAAAAGCTTTAGAATATTTAACTACCACAGAAATTGAGCCTTTTATCATTTTTTCAGACATTAATATGCCTAAGCTAAGTGGAATTGAACTGCGGGAAAAAATCCATCAAAATGAAGATTTAAGACTTAAGTCCATTCCATACTTGTTCTTTACTACAAGCGCAGAACAAAGGCATGTTGTGGATGCTTATTCTAAATCTATTCAGGGATTTTTTGTAAAGCCTACTGATTACAATCAAATCAAACAAACAATTAAAACAATTGTAAGCTATTGGGAAGCATGTGTATCCCCAAACTATGTAAAATAA
- a CDS encoding ArsR/SmtB family transcription factor, translating into MNLRRDVFQAIADPTRRSILLLLTTQSMTAGAIASNFNTARPTVSKHLQILTECELLRQEQQGREIYYHFNPNKMKEIAEFIEPFRKMWDTKFNKLEEVMKNYKKD; encoded by the coding sequence ATGAATTTAAGACGAGACGTATTTCAAGCTATTGCCGACCCGACTAGAAGGTCGATCCTGTTGCTGCTCACGACACAATCGATGACAGCCGGAGCCATTGCTTCTAATTTTAATACAGCAAGACCCACTGTTTCCAAACATCTGCAAATTTTAACCGAATGTGAATTACTGAGGCAAGAACAGCAAGGCAGGGAAATTTATTATCATTTTAATCCCAATAAAATGAAAGAAATAGCCGAGTTTATTGAACCCTTCCGTAAAATGTGGGACACTAAATTCAATAAATTGGAAGAAGTCATGAAAAATTATAAAAAAGACTAA
- a CDS encoding efflux RND transporter periplasmic adaptor subunit: protein MNSNNTINKFFKNENVQQIKTNIKMKNVIITSFILALVLSSCADKSQAPAAAPAPVLPVMAITSENTTTDNEYPASIQGTVDVEIRPQVSGNLDRVLVDEGAYVSKGQTLFKINERPFREQLNNALASLHAAEAALINSQLEVDKLTPLVQNKVVSDYQLKTAKASQKIAAANIEQAKAMVASAKINLGYTNVTAPVSGYIGRLPKKQGSLVSASDIEPLTTLSDVHEVFAYFSLGETDFINFKSQYAGNSIGDKIKKLPPVSLILADNNAYPQTGKIDMVDGQFDKTTGAITLRATFPNVNGTLRSGNTGRIRLGLQHDDAILVPQSATIEMQDKVFVFTVNKDNKVTKMPITVVGKSGTNYLIKDGVQAGDQIVLSGIDKLQEGQVIQPEKGAAKVAQITNKK, encoded by the coding sequence ATGAATTCAAATAATACTATAAATAAATTTTTTAAAAACGAGAATGTCCAACAAATTAAAACCAATATTAAGATGAAAAATGTAATTATAACCAGCTTTATTCTGGCACTAGTTCTTAGTAGCTGCGCCGATAAATCGCAGGCTCCGGCCGCTGCACCCGCTCCTGTATTGCCGGTTATGGCCATAACAAGCGAAAATACTACTACTGACAATGAATACCCTGCTTCTATACAAGGAACTGTAGATGTGGAGATTCGTCCGCAGGTAAGCGGAAACCTTGACCGTGTTTTGGTAGATGAAGGAGCTTATGTAAGCAAAGGCCAGACTTTGTTCAAAATAAACGAACGTCCGTTTCGTGAGCAGTTAAACAATGCTTTGGCAAGCCTTCACGCTGCTGAAGCCGCTTTGATCAACTCACAATTAGAAGTGGATAAATTAACTCCTTTAGTACAAAACAAAGTAGTTTCTGATTATCAGTTAAAAACGGCTAAAGCTTCTCAAAAAATTGCTGCTGCTAATATTGAACAGGCAAAAGCCATGGTTGCTTCTGCTAAAATCAATTTAGGATATACGAATGTTACTGCTCCGGTAAGCGGATACATCGGAAGATTGCCTAAAAAACAAGGAAGTCTGGTTTCTGCTTCAGATATTGAACCTTTAACTACACTTTCAGATGTTCATGAAGTTTTTGCTTATTTCTCTTTAGGTGAAACAGATTTTATCAACTTCAAATCACAATATGCAGGAAACAGCATTGGAGACAAAATCAAAAAATTACCTCCTGTTTCTTTAATCTTAGCTGATAACAACGCTTATCCTCAAACAGGAAAAATTGACATGGTAGACGGTCAGTTTGATAAAACTACAGGTGCTATTACGTTGAGAGCAACTTTCCCAAATGTAAACGGAACTTTACGTTCTGGGAATACAGGAAGAATCCGTTTAGGACTACAGCATGATGATGCTATTCTTGTTCCACAATCGGCTACGATTGAAATGCAGGATAAAGTTTTTGTCTTTACAGTAAACAAAGACAACAAGGTTACAAAAATGCCAATTACTGTTGTAGGTAAAAGCGGTACCAACTATCTGATTAAAGATGGTGTACAAGCTGGTGACCAAATTGTATTAAGCGGTATTGACAAACTTCAGGAAGGTCAGGTGATCCAGCCTGAGAAAGGTGCTGCTAAGGTTGCTCAAATAACTAACAAAAAATAA
- the gnd gene encoding phosphogluconate dehydrogenase (NAD(+)-dependent, decarboxylating), which translates to MQVGIIGLGKMGFNLALNLKRNNYQVVAQDVNTDFVSKIGQEGIETAYTVEELCQKLTDRRVIWLMVPAGEIVDGVITSLLPYLSKNDIIIDGGNSNYNDSKRRYAQLKEHGIDFLDCGTSGGTSGALNGACTMIGGDADVFDYVAGVFKDISVENGFLYTGAAGSGHFTKMVHNGIEYGMMQSIAEGFEVFEHSEFDIDFQKTAKLFNHGSVVRSWLMELTGNAFSKDARLDGIKGIMHSSGEGKWTLETALDLGVPTPVIALSIMMRYRSQMSDTFSGKVVAALRNEFGGHAVEKSEL; encoded by the coding sequence ATGCAAGTAGGAATAATAGGACTGGGAAAAATGGGATTTAATCTCGCCTTGAATTTAAAACGTAACAACTATCAGGTTGTGGCACAAGATGTCAACACTGATTTTGTGTCAAAAATAGGTCAGGAAGGAATTGAAACTGCTTATACTGTTGAAGAACTCTGCCAAAAACTAACCGACAGAAGAGTCATTTGGCTTATGGTTCCGGCGGGCGAAATTGTAGATGGGGTAATTACTTCATTACTTCCATATTTATCCAAAAATGATATCATTATTGATGGCGGAAATTCGAATTACAACGATTCCAAACGCCGTTATGCCCAGCTAAAAGAACATGGAATTGATTTTCTGGACTGCGGAACTTCTGGTGGAACTTCTGGAGCATTAAACGGTGCCTGTACCATGATTGGCGGTGATGCCGATGTATTCGATTATGTAGCAGGAGTTTTTAAAGACATTTCAGTTGAAAACGGCTTTCTGTACACCGGAGCTGCCGGAAGCGGGCATTTTACCAAAATGGTCCACAACGGTATTGAATACGGGATGATGCAGTCTATCGCAGAAGGATTTGAGGTTTTTGAGCATTCCGAATTTGATATCGATTTTCAAAAAACGGCTAAACTTTTCAATCACGGTTCAGTAGTACGCAGCTGGCTGATGGAACTGACAGGAAATGCTTTTTCAAAAGACGCCCGACTAGACGGAATAAAAGGAATTATGCACTCCTCAGGCGAAGGGAAATGGACACTCGAAACCGCACTGGATTTAGGCGTTCCAACTCCGGTAATTGCACTTTCGATCATGATGCGTTACCGTTCGCAAATGTCGGATACATTTTCAGGAAAAGTGGTGGCGGCACTTCGAAACGAGTTTGGAGGACATGCTGTTGAAAAAAGCGAATTATAG
- a CDS encoding LamG-like jellyroll fold domain-containing protein has protein sequence MKQNYILASLLMLLSTALNAQSTNALNFDGVNDVVAINNVTTSSFTLEANIKLLNNSPTGSVAYQGAGIMDSDVGGYANDFAFSVLNNKLSFWDGSLNQTVNGNINLFDGNWHHVALVRDANVGAALYVDGVLDNQSNSPSSTILNANPKIYIGAAFIDNRYLNVDIAEVRIWSTARTATEINSNKSTRLTLPQTDLISYYKFNQGIANGSNTSETSLIDELGSNNGTLYNFTLTGTSSNWIGSTLTLSTDKFNGTNNSLQLYPNPSSDFIQVSELTQTGSYKIYTVSGTEVKTGTVDSSTKINIQSLTNGAYFLKLNSGNTLKFIKK, from the coding sequence ATGAAACAAAATTACATTTTAGCATCATTACTTATGTTACTGTCTACAGCTCTAAATGCACAGTCAACTAACGCTCTAAATTTTGACGGTGTTAATGATGTTGTTGCTATTAACAATGTTACAACTTCATCATTTACATTAGAAGCCAACATTAAATTGTTAAACAATTCACCTACAGGATCTGTTGCTTATCAAGGAGCCGGAATCATGGATTCTGATGTTGGAGGTTATGCCAATGATTTTGCTTTCTCCGTTTTAAACAATAAATTAAGTTTTTGGGATGGAAGTCTTAATCAAACCGTAAACGGTAATATTAATCTTTTTGATGGAAACTGGCATCATGTTGCCCTTGTTAGAGATGCTAATGTTGGAGCTGCTCTTTATGTTGACGGTGTTTTGGATAATCAGTCAAACAGTCCTAGTTCAACTATTTTGAATGCAAATCCTAAAATATATATAGGTGCGGCATTTATCGACAACAGATACCTGAATGTAGATATAGCCGAAGTACGTATTTGGAGTACAGCCAGAACGGCGACTGAAATCAATTCCAATAAATCTACCAGACTAACTTTACCACAGACAGATTTAATCTCTTATTATAAATTCAATCAGGGAATTGCCAATGGAAGCAACACTTCAGAAACTAGTCTGATTGATGAACTCGGTTCTAATAATGGAACACTTTATAATTTTACTTTGACCGGTACATCTTCAAACTGGATAGGAAGTACACTGACATTGTCAACAGACAAGTTTAATGGAACAAATAATAGCTTACAATTATATCCAAACCCTTCGTCAGATTTTATTCAGGTTTCAGAATTAACTCAAACTGGAAGTTATAAAATATATACTGTTTCTGGTACCGAAGTAAAAACCGGAACTGTTGACAGCAGTACAAAAATCAACATTCAAAGTCTGACTAACGGAGCTTACTTCTTAAAATTGAATAGTGGCAATACTCTCAAATTTATCAAAAAGTAA
- a CDS encoding cupin domain-containing protein, producing the protein MKPTTVIKIAIFTLIIQSTQAQETKKQRTSAEIKYSIENCVNHFDLNKATKTKVGYQYWFADKNFTQENTLKMSIVEPGKSTHAPHHHPEEEFFYILEGTAEFFLDGKTVTAGPNTSFYCPPNAEHGISNVGKTDLKYLVIKKDLR; encoded by the coding sequence ATGAAACCAACGACAGTTATAAAAATTGCGATTTTTACTTTAATTATACAATCAACCCAAGCTCAGGAAACTAAAAAACAAAGAACCTCTGCAGAAATAAAATATTCGATTGAAAATTGTGTGAATCATTTTGATCTAAACAAAGCCACAAAAACAAAGGTGGGGTATCAATATTGGTTTGCCGATAAAAATTTCACTCAGGAAAATACGCTCAAAATGAGTATCGTCGAGCCTGGGAAATCAACCCACGCGCCGCATCATCATCCTGAAGAAGAATTCTTCTATATCCTGGAAGGCACTGCCGAATTCTTTCTTGACGGAAAAACGGTCACAGCCGGACCAAATACCAGTTTTTATTGCCCTCCAAATGCGGAACACGGAATCAGCAATGTTGGGAAAACCGATTTGAAGTATTTGGTGATTAAGAAGGATTTGAGGTAA
- a CDS encoding SRPBCC family protein, giving the protein MEEKTKVHAEDGKQELTIIREFDLPVELVFKAYSEAALFEQWMGTKVLKLESKKHGSYAFETSYDGNVVFRANGVIHEFVLNEKITRTFEMENTPFPVQLEYLEFEKRTETTSILTMQIVFKSIEFRDQLLKMPFAQGINMAHNRLQEIVSSLK; this is encoded by the coding sequence ATGGAAGAAAAAACAAAAGTACATGCCGAAGACGGCAAACAGGAATTAACCATAATCCGGGAATTTGACCTGCCTGTAGAATTGGTCTTCAAAGCCTATTCTGAAGCAGCCCTTTTTGAACAATGGATGGGCACAAAAGTGCTCAAACTTGAAAGCAAAAAACACGGCAGTTATGCCTTCGAAACTTCCTACGATGGAAATGTGGTATTCAGGGCAAATGGCGTAATTCACGAGTTTGTCTTAAACGAAAAAATCACAAGAACCTTTGAAATGGAAAACACGCCGTTTCCGGTTCAGCTGGAATACCTTGAATTTGAAAAACGGACAGAGACCACCAGCATACTTACCATGCAGATTGTGTTTAAATCGATAGAATTCAGGGACCAGCTGCTTAAAATGCCGTTTGCTCAGGGAATCAATATGGCACACAACCGACTTCAGGAAATTGTATCATCACTAAAGTAA